In one Bacillus sp. PK3_68 genomic region, the following are encoded:
- a CDS encoding CamS family sex pheromone protein has translation MKKKVFSAALAAMLLMSGCAPKLDKKDEVIQEDGKQEKAIIPNYQISENFYRTIVPFKPGKARGMVVSNLNTRYDIVEFETGLMRIAQDNFSPKDYLFQEGQMLDGDTIKAWLERKYTPEQLKEKNEQLKEKNMDPVKNLGLNPPDSGKGSVEQRNEDSPIYLAHVMEHDYLTKTDNNSLQLSGAVIGLALNSVHYYTKEKYGAVYDYKIPDEEVEREGKKIAEEVAQRVRKTKGLENVPVTIALFKQAPQNSVVPGNFIAYTHLDADEDRIRGWEKVNEKYYLFPSAEAEKDHRDDTTYFLNFKQDVEKYFKNYNGVVGTALYNGEELVDLKIKIPIQFYGKAEAIGFTQFVTGLVMDHFPAYVPIEVTISSVNGPEALIVKKANEKEPQVHIYE, from the coding sequence TTGAAGAAAAAAGTATTTTCGGCGGCACTCGCAGCGATGCTTCTCATGAGCGGATGCGCGCCGAAATTAGATAAAAAAGATGAAGTAATCCAGGAAGATGGAAAGCAGGAGAAAGCGATCATTCCAAACTATCAAATCTCCGAGAATTTTTACCGGACGATCGTACCATTTAAGCCAGGAAAGGCAAGAGGAATGGTCGTCTCCAACCTTAATACACGCTACGATATAGTGGAATTTGAAACGGGTTTAATGAGAATTGCCCAAGACAACTTTTCTCCGAAAGATTATTTATTCCAGGAAGGGCAAATGCTTGACGGCGACACGATCAAGGCATGGCTGGAACGGAAGTATACACCTGAACAGCTGAAAGAAAAAAATGAGCAATTGAAAGAAAAAAATATGGATCCAGTAAAAAATCTTGGGTTGAATCCACCGGACAGCGGAAAAGGCTCAGTGGAGCAGCGCAATGAAGACAGCCCGATTTATTTGGCGCATGTAATGGAGCATGATTACCTGACAAAAACAGATAACAATTCATTGCAATTATCAGGAGCTGTTATTGGACTTGCTTTAAACTCTGTACACTACTATACAAAAGAGAAGTACGGAGCTGTCTATGATTACAAAATCCCTGATGAAGAAGTAGAGCGTGAAGGCAAGAAAATAGCGGAGGAAGTAGCTCAACGAGTCAGAAAGACGAAAGGATTGGAGAATGTTCCTGTAACGATCGCTTTGTTTAAGCAGGCTCCTCAAAATTCCGTTGTGCCTGGCAATTTTATTGCTTACACGCATCTTGATGCTGATGAAGATAGAATAAGAGGATGGGAGAAAGTGAATGAAAAATATTATCTTTTCCCATCGGCAGAAGCAGAGAAAGATCATCGGGATGACACCACATACTTTTTAAATTTCAAGCAAGATGTGGAGAAGTATTTTAAAAACTATAATGGTGTGGTTGGAACTGCATTATATAACGGCGAAGAACTTGTTGACTTAAAGATTAAGATTCCTATTCAGTTTTATGGAAAGGCAGAGGCCATCGGCTTTACACAGTTTGTTACCGGACTGGTGATGGACCACTTCCCAGCCTATGTTCCTATTGAAGTAACGATCTCTTCAGTCAATGGACCGGAAGCACTTATTGTGAAAAAAGCTAATGAAAAGGAACCGCAAGTGCATATATATGAGTAA
- a CDS encoding DUF6449 domain-containing protein — MKSGILSFNKGLFQQHARSVLWISVFFALALLIVLPLGMWMVFMNAESLESYLPPKGKNGVFTFSYPFQYITYLIFPVITGLILTSYMTKKGSSDFMHSLPFKRQTLLTHVYAAGSVALILPILLTGIVLLALRSFITPPLYTVGDVFGWIGLSLLIVLLLFAVTIFVGLFIGATLLQGVMAYGVLILPGALIMLVLGNARFFINGLAADVYIDRVMTEGIFLVRAASILERPFSSLELALYAGLIVLLVAVSYWIYKIRPAEAVDETIAFPFFRTLFIFSLTLFAMLAGGLYFAEFLDGAFGWTMLGYLIGAFAGYTVMQMIVQKTLRLSWPWKGFVLYVVALAVLLIPTAIAASMYEKRLPAESDIAAVYVGDNVDYHSMDLPNSMAINKNRVAEMEEKESIRQAVSLHEQLIKNGEPSKQRGYQVGITYRLKDGSRIERQYYLKDEQLTEMTKGLRNNQEFKQTTSPIFAISRPEKISYLAVTDFRGTRELRVTEREEMQALMQALKNDILTEPSRQFKVDDFSQVGEVQFWFTDGQMMSVPIYMDQNQTMSYIHGKVKGGNNFASADQVEEAYILTTNTRKRRQQLISYIYDTSFSEKESALNDIPVPAEKVKDFNQLKQLMNPKHLEQESNKTLLVRWKGSREVSVVGVKE, encoded by the coding sequence ATGAAATCCGGAATCTTATCGTTTAATAAAGGGCTGTTTCAGCAGCATGCCCGTTCTGTTTTATGGATCAGTGTCTTTTTTGCACTCGCACTGCTGATCGTCCTGCCACTTGGGATGTGGATGGTCTTTATGAATGCAGAATCGCTGGAAAGCTATCTCCCTCCTAAAGGGAAAAATGGAGTCTTTACTTTTTCTTATCCTTTCCAATACATTACTTACCTTATTTTTCCGGTTATTACAGGATTAATTTTGACTAGCTATATGACGAAAAAAGGGTCCTCTGATTTTATGCATAGCTTGCCATTCAAGCGGCAAACATTGCTGACGCATGTATACGCAGCCGGCAGTGTGGCGCTGATTCTTCCGATCCTGCTGACTGGAATTGTACTATTGGCCCTGCGCTCATTTATTACACCGCCGCTCTACACAGTAGGTGATGTTTTTGGCTGGATTGGCCTTTCGCTATTAATTGTGTTATTGCTGTTCGCCGTCACTATTTTTGTTGGATTATTTATCGGTGCCACGCTGCTCCAGGGTGTGATGGCGTACGGTGTCCTTATTTTACCGGGTGCGCTCATTATGCTCGTCTTAGGAAATGCTCGCTTTTTCATTAATGGACTTGCGGCAGATGTTTATATAGATAGAGTGATGACCGAAGGGATTTTTCTAGTGAGGGCCGCGTCAATTTTAGAAAGGCCGTTCAGCAGTTTAGAACTTGCTTTATATGCTGGATTGATTGTTCTGCTCGTTGCTGTTTCTTATTGGATTTACAAAATAAGACCGGCAGAAGCAGTGGATGAAACGATTGCTTTTCCTTTTTTCCGGACGCTATTTATTTTTAGTCTTACCTTATTTGCGATGCTCGCAGGCGGACTGTACTTTGCTGAATTTCTTGATGGCGCATTCGGATGGACGATGCTTGGCTATCTCATCGGAGCATTCGCTGGTTATACCGTTATGCAAATGATTGTTCAGAAAACGCTGCGGCTCTCCTGGCCGTGGAAAGGGTTTGTTCTTTATGTTGTCGCACTCGCCGTGCTGCTTATACCGACTGCAATTGCTGCAAGTATGTATGAAAAAAGGCTCCCAGCAGAAAGCGATATTGCGGCAGTATATGTGGGAGACAATGTGGATTATCATTCGATGGATCTTCCTAATTCTATGGCCATTAACAAAAACAGGGTGGCAGAGATGGAAGAAAAAGAATCCATCCGTCAGGCTGTCTCCCTCCATGAACAGTTGATAAAGAATGGGGAGCCCTCTAAACAAAGAGGCTATCAAGTTGGAATAACCTATAGGTTGAAAGACGGCAGCCGGATAGAGCGGCAATATTATCTGAAGGATGAGCAGTTAACTGAAATGACGAAGGGATTAAGAAACAATCAAGAGTTTAAACAAACAACTAGTCCTATATTTGCCATTTCCCGACCGGAAAAAATCAGTTATTTAGCGGTCACTGATTTTCGTGGAACGAGAGAGCTGCGTGTCACTGAGCGGGAAGAGATGCAAGCGTTGATGCAGGCACTTAAAAATGACATTTTAACTGAACCCTCACGCCAATTTAAAGTAGATGACTTTTCTCAAGTGGGAGAAGTGCAATTTTGGTTCACCGACGGACAAATGATGTCTGTGCCAATCTATATGGATCAAAATCAAACAATGAGTTACATTCATGGAAAAGTAAAAGGCGGCAATAATTTTGCTTCAGCTGATCAGGTCGAGGAAGCATATATTTTAACTACCAATACAAGGAAGCGCCGCCAGCAGTTAATTAGTTATATATATGATACCTCTTTCAGTGAGAAGGAATCGGCACTGAACGACATTCCGGTGCCGGCGGAAAAAGTGAAGGACTTTAATCAACTGAAGCAATTGATGAATCCTAAACATTTAGAACAAGAGAGCAACAAGACCTTATTAGTCAGATGGAAAGGAAGCAGAGAGGTATCCGTCGTTGGAGTAAAAGAATAA
- a CDS encoding ABC transporter ATP-binding protein, which produces MITAEQVSKRFGRYEAVKDVSIHVKKGSIYGLLGSNGAGKTTFLKIITGVIRPDKGMTKIEGVSIYERPEVKERVLFIPDQPYFFQQSTLMQMASFYKAVYKRWNGERFQQLHGHFSLDPHAKLSRMSKGMQRQAAFILTLSAMPDVLVLDEPFDGLDPVVRQQVKNLLIQDVSEREMTVIVSSHNLREMEDFCDSVGIMHKGGLLFERELEELKTDVCKVQVAFRKVPDQVFLDGLDLLHYEKRGRVFICIVRGQEEDIHRHVQVFEPAIFDILPLTLEEIFTYEMGSVGYEIRNLIV; this is translated from the coding sequence ATGATAACAGCTGAACAAGTATCGAAGCGATTCGGGCGCTATGAAGCAGTCAAAGATGTATCTATCCATGTAAAAAAAGGGTCCATTTACGGATTGCTCGGTTCGAACGGAGCTGGAAAAACAACGTTTCTAAAAATTATTACTGGCGTCATCCGGCCAGATAAAGGTATGACCAAAATCGAAGGAGTGTCTATTTATGAAAGGCCAGAAGTGAAAGAAAGAGTATTGTTCATTCCTGATCAACCTTATTTCTTTCAACAGTCAACGCTGATGCAGATGGCTTCTTTTTATAAAGCAGTTTACAAGAGATGGAATGGTGAACGATTCCAACAACTGCATGGGCATTTCTCCCTTGATCCGCATGCAAAGCTTTCGCGAATGTCAAAAGGGATGCAGCGACAGGCCGCTTTTATCTTAACTTTGTCTGCCATGCCGGACGTGCTTGTACTGGATGAGCCATTTGACGGCCTTGATCCTGTCGTGCGTCAGCAAGTGAAGAATCTGCTTATCCAGGATGTGAGCGAAAGGGAAATGACTGTTATTGTCTCTTCTCACAATTTGCGCGAGATGGAGGATTTTTGTGACAGTGTCGGTATTATGCATAAGGGAGGGCTCCTGTTTGAACGCGAATTGGAAGAGTTAAAGACAGACGTCTGCAAGGTGCAAGTAGCCTTTCGCAAGGTGCCGGATCAGGTGTTTCTTGACGGCCTGGATCTTCTTCACTACGAGAAGCGGGGGCGTGTATTTATTTGTATCGTGCGCGGGCAAGAGGAGGACATTCACCGGCATGTGCAAGTATTTGAGCCGGCAATATTTGATATCCTGCCGCTAACTCTTGAAGAAATATTTACATATGAAATGGGGAGTGTCGGCTATGAAATCCGGAATCTTATCGTTTAA
- a CDS encoding GntR family transcriptional regulator, with the protein MFTIDTRSRIPIYEQLMSKLKELIIREVWKEDEQLPSVRSLAQDLTINPNTIQKAYRELEREGYIYSIPGKGSFVSPVKKEMSEERMMVLKKELERIVEEILFLGVPKEDVIRLIEKMDVPERGSENDNS; encoded by the coding sequence ATGTTTACGATTGATACGAGGAGTCGTATACCGATTTATGAGCAGCTGATGAGCAAGCTGAAAGAACTTATTATTCGTGAAGTGTGGAAGGAAGACGAACAGTTGCCGTCCGTCCGTTCACTTGCCCAGGATTTAACGATTAATCCGAATACGATTCAAAAGGCGTACCGCGAATTGGAACGGGAGGGATATATTTACTCTATCCCAGGCAAAGGAAGCTTTGTCTCCCCTGTGAAAAAAGAAATGAGCGAGGAGCGGATGATGGTGCTGAAGAAAGAACTGGAGAGAATTGTCGAGGAAATTTTATTTTTAGGCGTACCAAAAGAAGATGTGATCCGTTTGATCGAAAAAATGGATGTGCCGGAAAGGGGGAGCGAGAATGATAACAGCTGA
- the ligA gene encoding NAD-dependent DNA ligase LigA: MDLQAAEKKAQELHNLLNQYNYEYYVLDQPSVPDSEYDRLTQELLKLEEEFPELQTPDSPTQRVGGQVLDAFKKVQHDAPMLSLANAFNEEDLRDFDRRVKQTLDEDSYSYVCELKIDGLAVSLKYEDGLFVQGSTRGDGTIGEDISVNLRTIRSIPLRVKEPLTMEVRGEAFMPKQSFIALNAIRDEKGEEPFANPRNAAAGSLRQLDPRIAASRNLDIFLYGVAEAETLGVNTHSESLEMLDRLGFKTNKERQVCRTIDEVIEYIGGWADKRPKLPYEIDGIVVKVNSLEQQKELGATVKSPRWAIAFKFPAEEVVTKLTGITLSVGRTGVVTPTALLQPVKVAGTTVQRATLHNEDLIREKDIKIGDFVVIKKAGDIIPEVVNVIAERRTGEEEEFQMPTHCPECNSELVRLEGEVALRCINPQCPAQIREGMIHFVSRNAMNIDGLGEKVVAQLYRSGLVQDVSDLYSLTKEQLIQLERMGEKSADNLLEAIEASKDNSLEKLLFGLGIRHVGAKAAKTLAQHFETMQALSEATIEQLTAIHEIGDKMAEAVVTYFDQPEVGELIAKLQAAGVNMTYKGPKLAAVAASDSFFAGKTVVLTGKLHELTRNEAKERIEALGGKVAGSVSKNTDLVIAGEEAGSKLEKAVQLAIEVWDEQKLLVELNK, translated from the coding sequence ATGGACTTGCAAGCTGCTGAAAAGAAAGCACAGGAGCTTCATAATCTATTAAATCAGTATAATTATGAATATTATGTGCTGGACCAGCCCTCTGTTCCTGATTCGGAGTATGACCGCTTAACACAGGAACTGCTTAAGCTGGAAGAGGAGTTCCCTGAACTGCAAACCCCTGATTCACCTACCCAGCGTGTCGGCGGCCAGGTGCTAGATGCCTTTAAGAAAGTGCAGCACGATGCCCCCATGCTGAGCCTTGCTAATGCATTCAATGAAGAAGACTTGCGGGATTTTGACCGCCGGGTAAAGCAGACACTGGATGAAGATAGCTATTCCTACGTATGTGAATTGAAAATCGACGGTCTGGCTGTTTCTTTAAAATATGAGGATGGATTATTCGTTCAAGGCTCAACACGCGGGGATGGCACGATCGGTGAAGATATTTCCGTGAATTTAAGGACCATCCGTTCTATCCCTTTACGTGTAAAAGAGCCGCTGACAATGGAAGTACGAGGAGAAGCTTTTATGCCAAAGCAATCCTTTATTGCTTTAAACGCCATTCGTGACGAAAAGGGAGAAGAGCCTTTTGCAAACCCCCGCAATGCAGCAGCCGGGTCTCTGCGCCAGCTGGACCCGCGGATTGCAGCTTCCCGCAACTTGGACATTTTTCTGTATGGAGTAGCCGAAGCGGAAACGCTAGGGGTTAACACTCATAGCGAAAGCTTGGAGATGTTAGACCGTCTGGGATTTAAAACAAATAAAGAGCGCCAAGTGTGCCGCACGATTGACGAAGTCATCGAGTATATTGGCGGCTGGGCCGATAAACGGCCAAAGCTGCCTTATGAGATCGATGGCATCGTAGTCAAAGTGAATTCGCTTGAACAGCAAAAGGAACTGGGAGCAACAGTAAAAAGTCCACGTTGGGCGATTGCCTTCAAATTTCCAGCTGAAGAGGTTGTCACAAAGTTAACTGGCATTACGTTAAGTGTGGGCCGGACAGGTGTAGTGACACCGACCGCTTTATTGCAACCGGTCAAAGTAGCTGGAACAACCGTACAGAGGGCAACGCTGCACAATGAAGACCTAATTCGAGAAAAAGATATCAAGATCGGTGACTTTGTGGTCATTAAAAAAGCGGGGGATATTATTCCTGAGGTTGTCAATGTCATTGCTGAACGACGGACAGGCGAAGAAGAAGAGTTTCAGATGCCGACCCATTGTCCGGAATGTAACAGCGAACTTGTCCGCCTGGAAGGTGAGGTAGCGCTTCGCTGCATAAATCCGCAATGTCCCGCACAAATACGGGAAGGCATGATTCACTTTGTTTCTCGCAATGCGATGAACATTGACGGGTTAGGAGAGAAAGTGGTAGCTCAGCTATATAGAAGCGGTCTCGTACAGGATGTCTCTGATTTGTATAGTCTAACGAAAGAGCAGCTCATTCAGCTTGAGCGGATGGGAGAAAAGTCGGCAGATAACTTGTTAGAGGCTATTGAAGCATCAAAGGACAATTCACTTGAAAAGTTATTGTTTGGTCTTGGTATTCGCCATGTTGGAGCTAAAGCGGCTAAAACACTTGCCCAGCATTTTGAAACGATGCAGGCACTCTCCGAAGCAACTATAGAACAATTAACAGCTATTCATGAGATTGGCGATAAAATGGCCGAGGCTGTTGTTACGTATTTTGATCAACCGGAAGTGGGAGAATTGATCGCTAAACTGCAAGCGGCGGGGGTCAATATGACTTACAAAGGGCCGAAGCTTGCAGCGGTAGCAGCATCTGATTCATTCTTTGCAGGGAAAACAGTTGTTTTAACCGGGAAACTGCATGAGTTAACTCGCAACGAGGCAAAAGAGCGGATTGAAGCTCTTGGCGGAAAAGTGGCGGGCAGTGTGAGCAAAAATACGGATCTTGTGATTGCTGGTGAAGAAGCGGGTTCTAAATTGGAAAAAGCGGTGCAGCTAGCTATTGAAGTATGGGATGAACAAAAGCTGTTGGTTGAACTTAATAAGTAA